One stretch of Amycolatopsis sp. NBC_00345 DNA includes these proteins:
- a CDS encoding sensor histidine kinase, with product MTSGGAVFRYPRRLPELPSWVFDLAPVGLAALDTWLNAKHVTPYELGAAAVATVALLLRRHFPLTVLAIALPSLVVSESVLPALIALYTVSGHYRNRWLLAGLTTVVALGYATPWPSLLAISHNDTLLGLIYATMTAAAPVFLGLLTRTSRELSLRLDEIEQAREQERRLIEQTTLARERTQLAREMHDVVSHQVSLIAVSAGALQVGAPDPGTKEAASTIRALSVNTLDELRHMVTLLRASGSQPTELTPQPTLAELERLIATSGIPVQLHGDLSAEVGAAQQRAIYRTIQEALTNVRKHAPGARVTVHIEHTTAEVDVTIVNGPLTRPTLNLPSAQHGLVGLRERAELLDGSFDSGPAPGGGYRVHLRLPRAES from the coding sequence ATGACCAGTGGCGGTGCGGTGTTCCGCTACCCGCGGCGGCTGCCCGAGCTGCCGTCCTGGGTCTTCGACCTCGCGCCGGTCGGGCTCGCCGCGCTCGACACGTGGCTCAACGCCAAGCATGTCACGCCGTACGAGCTGGGGGCCGCGGCGGTGGCGACCGTGGCGCTCCTGCTGCGCCGGCACTTCCCGCTCACGGTGCTGGCGATCGCGCTCCCGTCGCTGGTCGTCTCGGAGTCCGTCCTGCCCGCGCTGATCGCGCTCTACACGGTCAGCGGCCACTACCGGAACCGGTGGCTGCTCGCGGGCCTCACCACGGTCGTCGCACTCGGCTACGCCACCCCGTGGCCATCCTTGCTGGCGATCTCCCACAACGACACCCTGCTGGGCCTGATCTACGCCACCATGACCGCGGCGGCCCCGGTGTTCCTCGGCCTGCTCACCCGCACCAGCCGTGAGCTTTCGCTGCGGCTCGACGAGATCGAGCAGGCCCGTGAACAGGAGCGCCGGCTGATCGAACAGACGACGCTGGCCCGGGAACGCACCCAGCTGGCCAGGGAAATGCACGACGTCGTCTCACACCAGGTCAGCCTGATCGCGGTCAGCGCGGGCGCGCTGCAGGTCGGCGCACCCGATCCAGGAACAAAAGAAGCCGCGTCCACGATTCGCGCGTTGAGCGTCAACACCCTGGACGAGTTGCGGCACATGGTGACACTGCTGCGGGCCTCGGGCAGCCAGCCGACCGAACTGACGCCCCAGCCCACCCTCGCCGAGCTGGAACGGCTCATCGCCACCAGCGGCATTCCGGTGCAGCTGCACGGTGACCTGTCCGCCGAGGTCGGCGCGGCCCAGCAACGCGCGATCTACCGCACGATCCAGGAAGCGCTGACCAACGTGCGCAAGCACGCTCCGGGCGCGCGCGTCACCGTCCACATCGAACACACCACCGCCGAAGTCGACGTCACCATCGTGAACGGCCCACTGACCCGGCCGACGCTGAACCTGCCCAGCGCGCAGCACGGGCTCGTCGGGCTGCGCGAACGAGCCGAGCTGCTGGACGGCTCGTTCGATTCGGGCCCGGCGCCGGGCGGCGGCTACCGCGTCCACCTGCGGCTCCCCCGTGCGGAAAGCTGA
- a CDS encoding carboxylesterase/lipase family protein codes for MTSVTTKQGDVRGYASDEGVLVFKGIPYAAPPVGPNRFQPPQPPEPWTAPRDATRYGPTAPQEDGGEGPLAEMAPRVVIPGDDYLNLNVWTPDTAGRLPVMVFIHGGSFTSGSGSLSGYDGTRFARDGVVLVTLNYRLGADGFLWFGQGTPNLGLLDQIAALAWVRDNIGGFGGDPGNVTIFGESAGAMSVCTLLAMPAAEGLFHRAIAESGAGHSTITPATARLIGTRLAAILDVEPTREAIARVPVARLLAAQAQLGQEVIASPSTKRWGEVARNVMPFEPVVDGDLLPATPIERIAAGAGRQVDVLIGTNSEEARLFLIPTGADAKISAPIVHAAALRYRLPAFRAVRSYRTGRPGATPGDLLSAIVTDWYYRIPALRLAEAHPGTFVYECAWRSPAFDNKLGACHVVELPFVFDNLDDPGFAPLLGDQPPRQLADAMHKAWVDFAATGDPGWPAYSPGHRVAMRFDTDSATTVDDHAVERVLWNGRR; via the coding sequence TTGACCAGCGTCACCACCAAACAAGGGGACGTCCGCGGGTACGCCTCCGACGAGGGTGTCCTTGTCTTCAAAGGCATCCCCTACGCCGCGCCGCCGGTCGGCCCGAACCGCTTCCAGCCGCCGCAGCCGCCCGAGCCGTGGACAGCGCCGCGCGACGCCACCCGTTACGGACCCACCGCGCCGCAAGAGGACGGCGGGGAAGGACCGCTGGCCGAGATGGCGCCCCGGGTGGTCATCCCCGGCGACGACTACCTCAACCTCAACGTCTGGACCCCGGACACCGCCGGCCGGCTCCCGGTCATGGTCTTCATCCACGGCGGCTCGTTCACCAGTGGCTCCGGCTCGCTCTCCGGCTATGACGGGACCCGCTTCGCCCGTGACGGGGTCGTGCTGGTGACCCTCAACTACCGGCTCGGCGCGGACGGCTTCCTCTGGTTCGGCCAGGGCACCCCGAATCTCGGCCTGCTCGACCAGATCGCCGCGCTGGCCTGGGTCCGCGACAACATCGGCGGCTTCGGCGGCGACCCCGGCAACGTCACCATCTTCGGCGAGTCCGCCGGCGCGATGAGCGTGTGCACCCTGCTCGCCATGCCCGCCGCGGAAGGCCTGTTCCACCGGGCCATCGCCGAGTCCGGCGCCGGCCACAGCACCATCACCCCGGCCACCGCCCGGCTGATCGGCACCCGGCTGGCCGCGATCCTGGACGTCGAGCCGACCCGCGAGGCGATCGCCCGCGTCCCCGTGGCACGGCTGCTCGCGGCGCAGGCGCAGCTCGGCCAGGAGGTCATCGCGAGCCCGAGCACAAAACGGTGGGGCGAGGTCGCCCGCAACGTGATGCCCTTCGAGCCGGTCGTGGACGGCGACCTGCTGCCGGCCACGCCCATCGAGCGCATCGCGGCGGGCGCGGGCCGGCAGGTCGACGTGCTCATCGGCACCAACAGCGAGGAGGCCCGGCTCTTCCTGATCCCCACCGGCGCCGACGCGAAGATCAGCGCTCCCATCGTCCACGCCGCGGCGCTGCGCTATCGGCTGCCGGCCTTCCGCGCGGTCCGCAGTTATCGCACCGGCCGCCCGGGCGCCACCCCGGGCGACCTGCTCTCCGCGATCGTGACCGACTGGTACTACCGGATTCCCGCGCTGCGCCTCGCGGAAGCACACCCGGGCACCTTTGTGTACGAATGCGCCTGGCGCTCGCCCGCCTTCGACAACAAGCTCGGCGCCTGCCATGTCGTCGAACTCCCCTTCGTCTTCGACAATCTCGACGACCCCGGATTCGCGCCCTTGCTCGGAGACCAGCCGCCGCGGCAATTGGCCGACGCCATGCACAAAGCCTGGGTGGACTTCGCCGCCACCGGCGACCCCGGCTGGCCCGCCTACTCCCCGGGTCACCGCGTCGCCATGCGTTTCGACACCGACTCGGCCACCACCGTCGACGACCACGCCGTCGAACGCGTCCTTTGGAATGGGCGGCGCTGA
- a CDS encoding TetR/AcrR family transcriptional regulator, whose amino-acid sequence MRARPAKPDPRVLLLDVGTRLFVRHGYDHVSIDDITAEAGLAKGLLYYYFPSKRALYVETVRAAAEELARCTTPDPGVPAAQRTAAVLAALITWADSYGEALRILLGQGAGADPELQEIMGRARQKQVDLMLAGMSDARVELGLPPIRESEVVRYAVRGWIGFIEGVLADWLVRRDLPQDQLLDLMLHAAGGALSAARKAATPETGHRRNRPRDLTEDH is encoded by the coding sequence GTGCGTGCCCGACCGGCGAAACCCGACCCCCGCGTCCTGCTGCTCGACGTCGGCACACGCCTGTTCGTCCGGCACGGGTACGACCACGTGTCCATCGACGACATCACCGCCGAGGCCGGGCTGGCCAAAGGCCTGCTGTACTACTACTTCCCCAGTAAACGCGCGCTGTACGTCGAGACCGTCCGTGCCGCCGCCGAGGAGCTGGCTCGCTGCACGACACCGGACCCCGGCGTGCCCGCGGCGCAGCGGACCGCCGCGGTCCTCGCCGCGCTGATCACCTGGGCGGACAGTTACGGCGAGGCGCTGCGGATCCTGCTCGGCCAAGGCGCCGGGGCCGATCCGGAGTTGCAGGAGATCATGGGGCGCGCCCGGCAGAAGCAGGTCGACCTGATGCTGGCCGGGATGAGCGACGCCCGGGTGGAGCTCGGCCTGCCGCCCATCCGGGAGAGCGAGGTGGTGCGTTATGCCGTCCGGGGCTGGATCGGGTTCATCGAAGGCGTTCTCGCGGACTGGCTCGTGCGGCGGGATCTCCCCCAGGACCAGTTGCTGGACTTGATGCTGCACGCCGCGGGCGGTGCGCTCTCGGCCGCGCGCAAGGCCGCGACCCCGGAAACCGGGCACCGCCGAAACCGACCACGCGACCTCACGGAGGACCATTGA
- a CDS encoding lipase family protein, whose translation MKRSLATAALLTAWVVTAAAGLVPAQATPAPASSSGDAFYTPPAGYESAAPGTILKSRETQASLFSLVPQRAQAWQLLYRTTDQLGNPEATVSTVLLPAGATPDPKRPLVSYQYATDSADPDCAPSRTITAGNPITTIAGQAEILLVNALLVKGYAVSIPDYEGPNAAFGATRQAGQAVLDGIRAAEGFTPLGLGGKQTPVGMFGYSGGAVATNGAAEAQPAYAPELTIRGSAAGGSLGNDFPGVITNFNGGPFASLAASAIAGLSEAYPAITDVLLQYANDKGKKAIESLKHMCVTEAALNFLFANIDTFTTVPLAQLLALPEVKQVIADDSPGQHTPAAPMYLYHGVFDEVLPIKGVDSMVQNFCANGATITYNRDLLAEHGIALLTGVGGALSWLDDRLDGQAPNPGCHTSTVLSDIFQPGTAEAFGSRLIYANFLSLLGLPVGPAGLYGPPANATS comes from the coding sequence ATGAAGCGTTCGTTGGCGACTGCCGCACTACTGACCGCATGGGTGGTGACCGCGGCCGCAGGTCTTGTTCCCGCGCAAGCCACTCCGGCCCCCGCGAGCAGCTCGGGCGACGCGTTCTACACCCCGCCCGCCGGGTACGAGTCGGCCGCGCCGGGCACGATCCTGAAGTCACGGGAAACCCAGGCCTCGCTGTTCAGCCTGGTGCCACAGCGAGCGCAGGCGTGGCAGCTGCTGTACCGCACCACCGACCAGCTCGGGAATCCCGAAGCCACGGTTTCGACGGTGCTGCTGCCCGCTGGAGCGACGCCGGATCCGAAACGCCCGCTGGTCAGCTACCAGTACGCGACCGACAGCGCGGACCCGGACTGCGCGCCGTCCCGCACGATCACCGCCGGGAACCCGATCACCACCATCGCCGGGCAGGCCGAGATCCTCCTGGTGAACGCGCTGCTGGTGAAGGGGTACGCCGTCAGCATCCCCGACTACGAAGGCCCGAACGCCGCCTTCGGCGCGACTCGGCAAGCCGGGCAGGCGGTACTCGACGGAATCCGCGCGGCAGAGGGCTTCACACCGTTGGGCCTGGGCGGAAAGCAGACGCCGGTGGGGATGTTCGGCTATTCCGGCGGAGCCGTCGCCACCAACGGCGCCGCCGAAGCCCAGCCCGCCTACGCGCCCGAGCTCACCATCCGCGGCAGCGCGGCCGGCGGCTCCCTCGGAAACGATTTCCCCGGCGTCATCACCAACTTCAACGGCGGCCCGTTCGCGAGCCTGGCCGCCAGCGCGATCGCCGGCCTGTCCGAGGCCTACCCGGCGATCACCGACGTGCTCCTGCAGTACGCCAACGACAAAGGCAAGAAGGCCATCGAGTCCCTGAAACACATGTGCGTGACGGAAGCGGCACTGAACTTCCTGTTCGCGAACATCGACACCTTCACGACGGTCCCGCTCGCCCAGTTGCTCGCCCTGCCCGAAGTCAAGCAGGTCATCGCGGACGACTCGCCCGGCCAGCACACCCCTGCGGCACCGATGTACCTGTACCACGGTGTGTTCGACGAGGTCCTGCCCATCAAGGGCGTCGACAGCATGGTGCAGAACTTCTGTGCGAACGGGGCCACCATCACCTACAACCGCGACCTGCTCGCGGAACACGGGATCGCCCTGCTCACCGGGGTCGGCGGCGCGCTGAGCTGGCTGGACGACCGGCTTGACGGCCAGGCGCCGAACCCCGGCTGCCACACCAGCACCGTCCTGTCGGACATCTTCCAGCCCGGCACCGCCGAAGCCTTCGGCAGCCGGCTGATCTACGCCAACTTCCTGTCCCTGCTGGGACTTCCGGTCGGTCCTGCCGGTTTGTACGGACCTCCGGCCAACGCCACGAGCTGA
- a CDS encoding AraC family transcriptional regulator, producing MQTTSGLLDEIRGSIAAHARSDGRTPIDGLHLSKVDSEEPHHSLTEPLLVVMAQGGKRLLLGEQVYEYRAGQCLVVTTDLPVTGHFLDAGPQAPSLAMGLALRPATIAPLLLAAPAGRWSRTAAELPAMATGEAGPDLLDAVTRLLRLLDHPEDAPVLAPMVEREIVWRLLTGPHGGLVRQAGLADSTLSHVGRAIRWIRENYAEPVRIEALAQLAGMSASAFHRHFRAVTAMSPLQFQKRIRLQEARSLLVSHAGDIAGVGHLVGYDSPSQFNREYRRQFGAPPGQDAARLRTDPGPGEVRHLP from the coding sequence ATGCAGACCACCTCCGGTCTCCTCGACGAGATCCGCGGCAGCATCGCGGCCCATGCCCGATCGGACGGCCGGACGCCGATCGACGGACTGCACCTGTCTAAAGTGGACAGCGAGGAGCCGCACCACTCACTGACCGAGCCGCTGCTGGTCGTCATGGCCCAGGGCGGCAAACGCCTGCTGCTCGGTGAGCAGGTGTACGAGTACCGGGCGGGACAATGCCTGGTGGTCACCACCGACCTGCCCGTGACCGGCCACTTCCTCGACGCCGGCCCGCAGGCCCCTTCGCTGGCCATGGGGCTGGCGCTGCGCCCGGCCACGATCGCCCCGCTGCTGCTGGCCGCACCCGCCGGCCGGTGGTCGCGGACCGCGGCGGAACTGCCCGCGATGGCGACCGGCGAGGCCGGCCCCGACCTGCTCGACGCGGTGACCCGACTACTGCGGCTGCTCGACCATCCCGAGGACGCGCCCGTGCTCGCCCCGATGGTGGAACGCGAGATCGTCTGGCGGCTGCTCACCGGCCCGCACGGCGGGCTGGTCCGCCAAGCCGGCCTGGCCGACAGCACCCTGTCCCACGTCGGCCGGGCCATCCGGTGGATCCGGGAGAACTACGCCGAACCGGTCCGGATCGAGGCCCTCGCCCAGCTGGCCGGGATGAGCGCTTCCGCGTTCCACCGGCACTTCCGCGCCGTCACCGCGATGAGCCCGCTGCAGTTCCAGAAGCGCATCCGGCTCCAGGAAGCCCGCTCGCTGCTGGTCTCCCACGCGGGCGACATCGCCGGCGTCGGGCACCTCGTCGGGTACGACAGCCCCTCGCAGTTCAACCGGGAGTACCGCCGCCAGTTCGGCGCCCCGCCCGGGCAGGACGCCGCGCGGCTGCGCACGGACCCCGGCCCGGGCGAGGTCCGGCACCTGCCCTGA
- a CDS encoding aldo/keto reductase, with product MSLDHYVTLGRSGLRVSPFALGAMTFGDDPGSVGCGVEESEKILSTYLDLGGNFVDTANFYTNGHSEKILGDYFAARPGQREHVVLASKFFFNMFPGDPNGGGAGRTSIIAQLDESLRRLRTDHLDLYWLHNWDRNTPIEETLRTLDDLVRAGKIRYIGFSNTPAWVTAQAQTTALLKSWTPLIALQVEYSLLARTVEGELAPLALDQGLALVPWGPLKNGFLSGKYRRGAQVADSARTAFIGSPDEDQFTVIDAVAAIADELGTTSAAVSLAWLRARKGTVVPIVGARRVEHLQDNLAALELALTPDHLRTLDEVSAPTLDYPAPMHGAGRAMLQFAGATVDGEPSTVYQALLASDVRY from the coding sequence ATGTCGCTCGATCACTACGTCACCCTCGGCCGCTCCGGGCTCCGGGTCAGCCCGTTCGCCCTCGGCGCAATGACCTTCGGCGACGATCCCGGCAGCGTCGGGTGCGGCGTCGAGGAGTCGGAGAAGATCCTCTCGACCTATCTCGATCTCGGCGGGAATTTCGTCGACACCGCGAACTTCTACACCAACGGCCACTCCGAGAAGATCCTCGGCGACTACTTCGCCGCACGCCCGGGGCAGCGCGAGCACGTGGTGCTGGCGTCGAAGTTCTTCTTCAACATGTTCCCCGGCGACCCCAACGGCGGTGGTGCCGGCCGCACGTCGATCATCGCCCAGCTCGACGAGTCGCTGCGCCGGCTGCGGACCGACCACCTCGACCTGTACTGGTTGCACAATTGGGACCGGAACACCCCGATCGAGGAAACCCTGCGCACCCTCGACGACCTGGTCCGCGCCGGCAAGATCCGGTATATCGGCTTCTCCAACACCCCGGCCTGGGTCACGGCGCAGGCCCAGACCACGGCGTTGCTGAAGAGCTGGACCCCGCTGATCGCGCTGCAGGTCGAGTACTCCCTGCTGGCCCGCACCGTCGAGGGTGAACTCGCCCCGCTCGCGCTTGATCAGGGCCTGGCGCTGGTTCCGTGGGGCCCGCTCAAGAACGGCTTCCTGTCCGGCAAGTACCGGCGGGGCGCCCAGGTGGCCGACTCCGCTCGCACGGCGTTCATCGGCAGCCCCGACGAGGACCAGTTCACGGTCATCGACGCCGTGGCCGCCATCGCCGACGAGCTCGGCACCACCTCGGCCGCGGTGTCGCTGGCTTGGCTGCGGGCCAGGAAAGGCACCGTCGTGCCCATCGTCGGCGCCCGGCGCGTCGAGCACCTTCAGGACAATCTCGCCGCCCTCGAACTGGCCCTCACCCCCGATCACCTCCGCACCCTGGACGAGGTCTCGGCCCCGACCCTGGACTACCCGGCCCCGATGCACGGCGCCGGCCGGGCGATGCTCCAGTTCGCCGGCGCCACCGTCGACGGCGAACCGTCCACTGTGTACCAAGCGCTACTGGCGAGCGACGTCCGGTACTGA
- a CDS encoding DUF222 domain-containing protein, with translation MAQLEAEQAADVALFAATGGSARSVAAELALELSMTERRTGADVALAQALTTRLPATFAAFQRGEIDGFKARMIFEPTIALSDEMARQVDAIVATRLTGKNPSSLRAAVNRVVQKVDAEGYERRSRARRRDRSVCLVHQDETMSTLLCDLPVEQASAIYTSLDHQARKLRRGGESRTLDQLRSDVLVDRLLNRAPGESGIKPVVYVYVDLLTLAGLNEDPAELSGCGTVPAWLARALAADSGVS, from the coding sequence GTGGCGCAGCTGGAGGCCGAGCAGGCTGCTGATGTCGCGTTGTTCGCGGCGACAGGTGGTTCTGCCCGGTCCGTCGCGGCCGAGTTGGCGTTGGAGTTGTCGATGACAGAACGGCGCACCGGGGCCGATGTCGCGTTGGCGCAGGCACTGACAACCCGGCTCCCGGCAACGTTCGCGGCGTTCCAGCGTGGGGAGATCGATGGTTTCAAAGCGCGAATGATATTCGAGCCGACCATCGCCTTGTCCGATGAAATGGCTCGCCAGGTCGACGCTATTGTGGCGACCCGGTTGACGGGGAAGAATCCGTCGTCGTTACGGGCCGCCGTGAATCGGGTGGTGCAGAAGGTGGACGCCGAAGGATATGAGCGAAGATCCCGGGCGCGGCGGCGCGATCGCAGTGTGTGCCTGGTTCATCAGGACGAGACCATGTCCACGTTGCTGTGTGATCTGCCCGTGGAACAAGCCTCGGCGATCTACACCTCCCTCGACCACCAAGCACGGAAGCTCCGTCGCGGAGGCGAGTCCCGGACACTGGATCAACTGCGCTCGGATGTCCTGGTTGATCGGCTGCTGAACCGGGCGCCGGGCGAGAGCGGCATCAAGCCCGTTGTCTATGTCTATGTGGACCTTTTGACGCTGGCCGGGTTGAACGAGGATCCCGCCGAGTTGTCGGGTTGTGGCACGGTTCCGGCGTGGCTGGCGCGGGCGCTCGCGGCGGACTCGGGCGTGTCATGA
- a CDS encoding IS256 family transposase has translation MTQDTSSREGDETAARRLADAFSPSAIDALLKDAKSAGTPIDGVDGLLNQMTKAVLERALQAELTDHLGYDAGDPAGHGSGNSRNGKSRKTVSTTNGPVDIEVPRDRNGSFEPAIVPKRARRIGNIDDMILSLYSRGMTTRDIEAHLREVYGVNASRELISNITDVVVDEIKAWQSRPLDEVYPILYVDGIRIRVKDNGVVTTKVAYLAIGVDVDGRKHALGCWIQDTEGAKFWQKVLSDLRNRGVKDILIACCDGLTGLPDAIHAIFPDTVVQTCVVHVIRNAMRFVSYGDRKKIVKAMKEIYTAPTLEAAELGLAEFDKQFGTQYPGAVDVWHNAWDEFIPFLDYPPELRKIVYTTNAIESINFQLRKITKNRGHFPDKDAAMKLLYLGLRNISSQRGGESGTGTRGWKVALNTLIDIFPGRILF, from the coding sequence GTGACTCAGGACACATCGTCTCGTGAGGGTGACGAGACGGCGGCGCGGCGGCTCGCGGACGCGTTCTCGCCGTCTGCGATTGACGCGTTGCTGAAGGACGCGAAATCGGCCGGCACGCCGATCGACGGCGTGGACGGCCTGCTGAATCAGATGACCAAAGCGGTGCTGGAACGCGCTTTGCAGGCCGAGTTGACCGACCATTTGGGCTACGATGCCGGTGACCCGGCAGGTCATGGGTCCGGAAATTCTCGTAACGGAAAGTCCCGGAAAACTGTGTCGACCACGAATGGCCCGGTCGATATTGAGGTACCTCGTGACCGGAATGGCTCGTTCGAACCGGCTATCGTGCCGAAACGAGCACGGCGTATCGGCAACATTGATGACATGATCCTGTCGCTCTATTCGCGCGGTATGACGACACGTGATATCGAGGCGCATTTACGTGAAGTGTATGGCGTGAACGCGTCTCGGGAATTGATCTCGAATATCACCGACGTGGTGGTCGACGAGATCAAAGCATGGCAATCGCGCCCGCTGGACGAGGTTTATCCGATCCTGTATGTCGACGGAATCCGGATCCGGGTCAAGGACAACGGGGTCGTCACCACCAAGGTCGCTTACCTGGCCATCGGGGTCGACGTGGACGGCCGCAAGCACGCCCTGGGATGCTGGATCCAGGACACCGAAGGAGCGAAGTTCTGGCAGAAAGTCTTGTCCGACCTGCGTAACCGAGGTGTCAAGGACATCCTCATCGCCTGCTGCGACGGACTGACTGGCCTGCCCGACGCGATTCACGCGATCTTCCCGGACACTGTCGTGCAGACTTGTGTTGTGCACGTCATCCGCAACGCGATGCGATTCGTGTCCTACGGCGACCGCAAGAAGATCGTCAAAGCGATGAAAGAAATCTATACCGCACCCACTCTCGAAGCAGCCGAGCTCGGCCTGGCCGAATTCGACAAACAATTCGGTACCCAATACCCGGGCGCTGTCGACGTGTGGCACAACGCATGGGACGAGTTCATCCCATTCCTCGACTACCCACCCGAACTCCGCAAAATCGTCTACACCACCAACGCCATCGAGTCTATCAACTTCCAACTCCGCAAAATCACCAAGAATCGCGGCCACTTCCCCGACAAAGACGCCGCAATGAAACTTCTCTACCTCGGACTCCGCAACATATCCAGTCAACGCGGTGGTGAATCAGGAACCGGAACACGCGGCTGGAAGGTGGCACTCAACACACTGATCGACATCTTCCCCGGACGCATACTCTTCTGA
- a CDS encoding pyridoxamine 5'-phosphate oxidase family protein, with the protein MALSVEEREEFLAEPHIGALSVVERPDRAPLTIPIWYQYTPGGELWIRTPPGSRKARAIAAAGRFSLMVQRTEPTVRYVSVEGPVLRTGPDSHELAWEMAARYLPPDKVAGFVEYERSQIGEHVALYLRPERWLSADLGPG; encoded by the coding sequence ATGGCACTTTCGGTGGAAGAACGTGAAGAATTCCTGGCCGAGCCGCACATCGGCGCGCTGTCGGTGGTGGAGCGGCCTGATCGTGCGCCGCTGACGATCCCCATCTGGTACCAGTACACCCCAGGCGGGGAGTTGTGGATACGCACGCCACCCGGCTCTCGGAAGGCCCGCGCGATCGCCGCGGCCGGCCGGTTCAGCCTGATGGTGCAGCGGACCGAGCCGACCGTTCGTTACGTGTCGGTGGAAGGACCGGTGCTCAGGACCGGGCCGGACAGTCACGAGCTGGCGTGGGAGATGGCTGCGCGGTATCTGCCACCGGACAAGGTGGCCGGTTTTGTGGAGTACGAACGGAGTCAGATCGGTGAGCACGTCGCGCTCTACCTGCGGCCGGAACGGTGGCTGTCGGCTGACCTGGGGCCGGGCTGA
- a CDS encoding isocitrate lyase/PEP mutase family protein codes for MAVDLKAHAERLRELHGVGSTSAEMLVLPNVWDAASAAVVAEAGFPAIATASAAVSAMLGYPDGEGAPWPEMFAAAGRVARAVSVPVTVDAEAGYGLRPRELVDRLLEIGVVGCNLEDTDHRAGGLVEAGAQAERLAGVRAAADEAGVSIVVNARIDAFLPTGGIPEPDRLAEAVRRGRLYRTAGVDCLYPIGVRDKGVLATLVAELPGPVNGNSGGDLDLATLRSLGVARVSYGPGFYRAAMAELKAAVEKLRG; via the coding sequence ATGGCTGTGGATCTGAAGGCGCACGCGGAACGGCTCCGCGAGCTGCACGGAGTGGGTTCGACCAGTGCGGAAATGCTGGTGCTGCCCAATGTCTGGGACGCGGCCAGCGCGGCGGTCGTGGCCGAAGCCGGTTTTCCCGCGATCGCCACCGCCAGCGCCGCCGTTTCGGCGATGCTCGGCTATCCCGACGGCGAGGGGGCGCCGTGGCCGGAGATGTTCGCCGCGGCCGGCCGGGTCGCCCGCGCGGTTTCGGTGCCGGTCACGGTGGACGCCGAGGCGGGGTACGGCCTGCGGCCGCGTGAGCTGGTGGACCGGCTGTTGGAGATCGGTGTGGTCGGCTGCAACCTGGAGGACACCGATCACCGGGCGGGTGGCCTGGTGGAGGCGGGCGCGCAGGCCGAGCGGCTGGCCGGCGTCCGCGCCGCCGCGGACGAGGCCGGCGTCTCGATCGTGGTCAACGCCCGCATCGACGCCTTCCTGCCCACCGGCGGGATACCGGAGCCGGACCGGCTGGCGGAAGCGGTCCGGCGAGGCCGGCTTTACCGGACCGCCGGCGTCGACTGCCTCTACCCGATCGGCGTACGCGACAAGGGCGTCCTCGCCACTTTGGTCGCCGAACTGCCCGGGCCGGTCAACGGAAACAGCGGCGGGGACCTGGACCTGGCCACGCTCCGGTCGCTGGGCGTGGCCAGGGTTTCCTATGGCCCGGGTTTCTACCGCGCGGCGATGGCGGAGCTGAAAGCCGCGGTCGAGAAGCTGCGGGGCTGA
- a CDS encoding SDR family NAD(P)-dependent oxidoreductase: protein MTSIADKTVLITGSSRGIGRALVEEALRRGAKRVYAGMRQPLSHPDGRVTPLALDVTDAAQIQRAAQDIKTLDVLVNNAGIASYDDLSDRSVLQQHLAVNLFGTHSVTQAFLPALRLSGGAVVNNLSVNAFAPLPLIPAYSISKAAAFSMTQSLRALVAEQGVSVYAVLTGIVDTEMSRGVDLPKASPESVARNIFDGVEKGEEDIFPDAMAESQAESWRTSAAKELERQYAMVASASAVRS, encoded by the coding sequence ATGACGAGCATCGCGGACAAAACAGTCCTGATCACCGGGAGCAGCCGCGGCATCGGACGGGCGCTCGTCGAGGAAGCGTTGCGGAGGGGCGCGAAGCGGGTGTACGCCGGTATGCGGCAGCCCCTCTCGCACCCAGACGGACGGGTCACGCCGCTGGCTCTGGACGTGACCGACGCGGCGCAGATCCAGCGGGCCGCCCAGGACATCAAGACTCTCGATGTCCTGGTCAACAACGCGGGCATCGCGTCCTATGACGACCTCAGCGACCGTTCGGTCCTCCAGCAGCACCTCGCCGTCAACCTCTTCGGCACCCACAGCGTGACGCAGGCCTTCCTGCCGGCGCTGAGGCTTTCCGGGGGAGCTGTCGTCAACAATCTGTCGGTCAACGCTTTCGCGCCGTTGCCGCTCATTCCGGCCTACTCGATCTCCAAGGCGGCCGCGTTTTCCATGACGCAATCGCTGCGCGCGCTGGTCGCCGAACAGGGCGTCAGCGTGTACGCCGTCCTGACCGGCATCGTGGACACCGAGATGTCACGGGGCGTCGACCTGCCGAAAGCTTCCCCGGAGTCCGTGGCGCGCAACATCTTCGACGGCGTGGAGAAAGGCGAGGAGGACATCTTCCCCGACGCCATGGCGGAGTCCCAGGCCGAGAGCTGGCGCACCAGCGCGGCGAAGGAACTCGAGCGTCAGTACGCGATGGTCGCGTCGGCCAGTGCCGTTCGATCGTGA